From the genome of Polypterus senegalus isolate Bchr_013 chromosome 8, ASM1683550v1, whole genome shotgun sequence:
GTCTCCGACGTATTagatctgaacaatatatttgatctcttttcgctgttccgttatttcaccgaataataatttccgtttgtttgcgctaatgcgatctttaccatcattttattgagactttcgaatttttcgTACTTCCGTTATcactgacctgctctgcatgtgtatcgtgcaaacattttttaattcttgacagcgttctactttgtcatctactctttgtcttttatttccagccccggacatggttaaatctcttggtacaaagtgtcgtcttgcgggacatgaaagtatcggTCTGTaaaaaaagtcatgtctcattccaggctaaaaagtctcgtctcaggatttttttttatataatagaaagactttctcttttgcagagatattctAATTTCTCTGACTTATTgccttctttctttaattattccAATTAGAGTTGTTAAGTTTGCCTCTGTTATATTACTTAACTTAGAATTTGAGAGTATAGTTCTAGATTGCAGTTTTATGCATAACCTCCTGGTATATCCCCTTGTTGGAATTTCACGGTCTATTGCATAAAAGTAGCAGCACATGATATTTGATTGACCGCTGGACTGCATCTGGTCCTCTTAATTTTTTGCTAAAGGTACGTTAATGCGGTCTCATATTTTCCATTGAGGTGTGACCAGTAACGCTGTCTATCTGATCTGTCACCACAATGGAGGTCTTCTTTTCTTCATCTGAAGATGTTGCCCTATTGTTACCACCGACATCTATCCCAGTGGTGAAGCAGGGGTTGGGCACCTTTTTATCCTGGGGGACGAGCGGCCAGTATGAATTtctatttttggtcatttttccTACAAAGTTTTGCCTTGATGAGGTTGGTACAGATATCCATCAACGAAGCCCACCACGTGATGGTACTCATCAAGACTCGAGTAATCGGGCAGGGGACATTTCTGACTACATCTTCCTCCCTCTGCTCTAACATGTTACTCTGGGCTTcccttctctcccgtgtgaatttTACCGTGTCTCTGAAGGTGGCTCATTCGTGAAAACAGTTTGCCACATTCcatacagcaatatggcttctctcctgtgtgaattctttggtgccTCTGAAGATTACTCATTCGTAAAAATAGtttcccacattccaaacagcaatatggcttctccccagtgtgaattcttgtgtggctCTGAAGACGGCTCCTGTTACAGAATTGTCTGCCACATTCGTTACAGCAAAGCAGGTCCTCTCCTGTGTGAGTTCTAGTGTGTGTCTGAAGATGGACCTTTTGTGAAAACtgcttaccacattcattacagcaatacggcttctctcccgtgtgaattctagtgtgtctctgaagacAGTGCAATTGCGAAAATtgcttgccacattccaaacagcaaaaTGACTTCTCCGCGGTGTGAATTCTTGAGTGGCTCCGAAGATGGCTCCTGTCAGAGAATTGTGTGCCACAGTCATTACAGCGATACGGCTTCTCTCTTGTGTGAATTTTAGTATGTCTTTGAAGATAGCTCATTCGTGAAAATGGTATGCcgcattcattacagcaatatggcttctctccagtgtgaattcttgtgtgattAAGAAAATTGCTCCCATCAGAGAATTTTCTACCGCACTCATTACaacaatacggcttctctcccgtgtgaattctGCTGTGTCTCTGAAGATCACTCATTCGTAAAAATGGtttcccacattccaaacagcaaaacggcttctctccggtgtgaatccTTGCGTGGCTCTGAAGACGGCCTCGGTTAGAGAATTGTCTGCCACATTCATCACAGCAATgcggcttctctcccgtgtgaattctAATGTGTGTCTGAAGATGACTCATTTGTGAAAACtgcttaccacattcattacagcgatatggcttctctccggtgtgaactctagtgtgtctctgaagatggttcatttgtgaaaactgtttgccacattcattacagcaatacggcttctttCCAGTGTGAACTCTAGCGTGGTTCCGATGAGCACTCCTGTCCGAGAATCGTTTTCCACATTCCAAACGGCATTGACATTTGAttcctgttaaaataaataaataaataaataaataaataaataaaacttattttcaGACTACtgaaacacattaaataaatgttggttAAAATAAGGAAGAACCTTTAACAAGCATAAGCAATTGTAACAGATCAGTTGCAAAGACCCTCAATATGTTCATTTTACCTTCTCTAATACAACTACTCACCACCACTCGtgtagaaaatgtatttacactTGGAAGTGTGCATAGGCCATTTCTTATGCAAAAATTAGGACTTGGTGTGTAAATTGGCTTAAAGTTTCAGCAAGTTTTCGACCATTCATATATCCTACGTAGACTTTTTTTTGGTGCTGGCATTTTATCCTCTCCAGGCAGCAGGACAATAAAGTGAACAGAATGATTTCTCAGCCACATTCCAATGTTCTTGAATTAATTATATCAAAGTTGACTGACTTGTTCTTCAGTGTTGAACACCACCTAATACATACAATTAATgataattacatttacagtgggataaataattatttgatcccctgctgaatttgtaagtttgctcacttataaaaattagagactgttcatttctttgtaagtttcATTTTACTGGAGAGAGAgggaatatcaaccaaaaatccagaaaaaaattatgaattaatttgcatgtcattgagtgaaataagtatttgatgccctacaacccagccagaattctggctcccactgATTGGCTGGGCACACAGATTACAACCAATCAATTGGTCGATCAATTCCAGAtgctcctgatctcaactcgttatgtgttgtggaagctggcccggacacagacaggcagacaccgatggttcaaacacccacacacatttattatacatactcTATTTACAGTGAAGTACAcaaccccaaactcccccaaaACTCCAGGCCTTctctcacaatgcctctcttctccTGACCGTCTCCAcgcctctcctccaagactctgtccacttccacccgactccagccatcgaatggagggaggcggccccttttatacacaccaggacgtgctccaggtgcctcccgactatcttctgccggcactccccagtgtggcggaagtaccggctgcgcactcgaaagcactccgggtgtccctggtcttcttcctcccagcacctccgggtgtggcggaagagcggagggccagggctcctcaggcattggggcagcCCCTGGAGGTGAACCactggcccctatagggttgagcttccaacctcagttcccatggtccccaaagccaccagggtggttgcccccacgtggtctggaggagacataatccctcctccggtccttctgggcatcctggatgggtaccacccccagccacctgtgacagtgtataaagcacacctgtccacagaatcaatttcttccattccaacctctccaccaccatgggaaagaccaaagagctgtcaaaagaCAACAGGGACAatacctgcacaaggctggagtgggctacaagaccatcagcaggaagcttggtgagaaggtgacaaccgTTTGTGTGATTATTTagtaatggaagaaatataaaatgaccatcaatcaccttcagtctggagctccatgcaagatcttatCTCATGGGGCGAGACTGATCATGAGAAATGTGAGGGATCAGCCtaaaactacacgggaggagcttgttaatgacCTGAAGGCAGTTGGGGCCACAGTCgccaagaacaccattggtaacacactatGCTGTAATGGATTGACATCTCGCAGCAACCACAAGGTCCCCCCTTGCTCAAGAAGGCATAGGCACAGGCCCGTGATGATTCAGAGGTTCAATGGCAAACGTAGGACattatgtaatgtgtttgttctggatttttggttgataatctgtctctctctccattaaaatgaaattaccaTAAATAtcagagactgttcatttctctCTAAGTGAACAAGCTTTCAAATTctgcaggggatcaaatacttatttcccccactgtatcaTGTCGCCTTTCCATTTTGTCTATATAAAGGCAGAGTAGTGTGTTGTAGGTAGTgttcattttgttgataaaaactaAGACTTGtcagcaatattttttctgtgaCGAAAGCGAaacaaaaaccaaataaaaatgtgcCCTTAAGACGAATGCTTTTAAAAACACCGTTGATGAAAACtaaacaaagtgaaaaagttACAGACAGACAACTGGACAATGAGTGATGTGAAGCTCTTCGCACATCTCTATTACACGTGATGGGGTCCATCAAGAAATGCAGTGTTGCAATTTTGTATGCACCCTTGTAATTAGATAACACTAAATTTGGGCACCATCAGGAAATCATCACGTCAGCCATAATCCTGCTCCGCTATGTCGGCCAATGTGATTCTCAGGCGAAAAAAGTGGTCAGGCATATGGGACCAACTTTAATTACAacactgacaaaaataaaacccaGTGTAAGCCATGTAGAAAGAAGCTCACAGGAAAGAACACCACAAACCTGAAGAGGGACATAGAGGCGTGCCATCTCGAGATTCAAGATATCTAACGTTATCTAGGTGGCAACTTGCCTGACTCCGGATGCGATTACTACACTTCACCACCCGAGAGGAAAGTGGATGATATTTGAAGGATAAAATAGCATTAACATATTCAGTCCTCGGCCCCTCTTCTCTCCTATACACGCTCCTAAACAATTGGCAAAAATCAGAAGGAAGTTAGACTGGTTAAGTATATTGTAACCCAATTAATACATTTACTTGACAGGTGCCCGAGTGCTCATTTGTGAACCGTTTTCCCCAGTCGCCCTCCCCAGTGGCCAAATCTTAACCCCCAGTTTGAAacagacataaagaaaaaaaaaatctctgtaaaaataaaagaaagatataACATAGTCCATGAACATGGCGAAGAAACCTGCAGTACAGTTCCTACTGTAATATATGTAAGCGAAAAACGGCTTCCCGGCCAGCTATCCCGAAGAAACTTAATCACGAGTCCGACTCACCAAATGGGAGCACCCAGAGAACACCAGTCCCTGGCCTCTTCTTGGGGATTCGTCGCACTGATTCTGCttcggggtggccacccacaaacaGCAGACATCCCTGGGTGAAATCTGATCCTGAAGATTCTTTAAGCGCAGGTAGTCACCTCCTTGCcttctgccttttccttttttttttttccttcctcctcCAGCGGCTAAAAGCATGACTGCAAATATATGAATAACTTCGGATGTCACAATATTATGTGAGTAGAAACTAATTATGATAAAGACTTGCAGTGGTGGTGATACAGCAGCGCATcaacaaatgaaaaacagcagaagTCATGTCTGGCAATGCTGTGTGTTCGAGAATTTCAGCGTGAGAATGGGGAGAACGTGCttattgatgaaaaaaaaaaaaaacaaaaaaaaaagccaacacaCACAGACTTTTGTTACTGCCAGATGTATCCCTTTacaacaggggtgcccaactccagtcctggagggccgcattggcctaacccttttcttaattagtgccctGTTTTAGCTGCcaatttaattctttttcattcattttaattgacttgttttattaagatatgttcttcatcattcctctccttaaatggcacctaaacagaaatgaattgtgaagtgtgggagccaacagaagaccagctaagtcagggcctcaaactccaaccagctgcttaaagaggtgccgattcttgtcgttaattaaacccgttctttaattccatggcttgttgctgctcttgttgtgcaacagcagacatttccgaaattatggattttctcttttctaagagacCTTCACCGttcttaattttcaaatattgtatgagggacaccagttgtttttggCTCAtgttgtgtctcattattgtttggttgctaattaaggaaaaagaaacaattgaggggccTGAGACTTCAAGCACaggtcaaataaaattaattcaaaagaatttaattagtagcaaaaacaggtcactaattaagaaaagggttagaatgaaaccctgcagccactggagccctccaggactggagttggggacccctgctttacaAGTGACTTAAGAAACAGATTTATGCAGCTTTGAGAGTGCAAGCAGATGCACTCAGCCTCAGATGTGAGTTTTAACTGTTCAGCTTGTGGTGTCACACGTTTGTTACAGCAAATAAAATGACGGGTTTAACTACTTTTAATACAGTGTTTTACACAGTCCTGATAAAGGAATGGAAGCTACGCATTTGTACCTCTATTGTAATGAGCACATCTCCGCATGTTCattcacacatccatccattttgtaactggTGGATACAGTTCACGGTTATGGGTGAAATGACCTCACATGCATCCACTTCCACATACGAGTACAGTGCAGGTGACGACAATGGTCGAAGCAATTAAAAATCGAGGCAAGTTTCAAACGAAGTGGCTGTGACGCTATAGCCTCACCGTGTTGCAGATACATTGTGGTTTAGATGGATGTAGGGCAGGACTATCAATAAGCTTTAAGTGTGAACCACGGTGAACAATATATCAGCAAGTTTACCACGGGTTGGgaaagaaaaatgattttttttccttttaagatTTTTGGTCTTACCCTCcggttgtttagtttattttctagATGTTTTACCGTATGTTTCGATTGCAAGTTTTACACGTAACATACCATTTTTACtgatcaggtgtttttttttttttttttaacaagggcaCAGGCGCTAAACACAGTCCAAGGTGCCTGGGAAGATCAAACGACAGCTATAGGGGGAGTCCAAGTTGTGCTAGTAGTGTACGTGTACCGTAATGTTTAAGTTTGTTTATTAGTAACCTCAAGGTTAGGTAGAAATGTTTTGTTgatttgttgtttattgttttattatgtatatgTTGTTGTCGGCTATTTTGATTTGTACTTGCAGTGTACGATTTCCCCGACAGGACTTAAATGGTTTCTCCCTATGATTAGGTAAGCTGATCCTGGCAATGGAAAAGGCTTTATAAGTACTGTTGTGGCcgcaagagagaaaaaaaaaaagagggagaaAGTAAGGATCGCTTGgagagaattaagaggggttagGTAGTGTGAGGCACGCCAGCCTAAGAGATGCCTAGGGGCTGATCTGTTGGTTGCTGTAAAGGAGTGTGTTAGGCTCCTGAGGACCCAAAAAAAACGACTcctgagatttttatttttggaggaGTTGTAGTGGTGACCAGGACTGAAACAGAGTccagttttgtattattttaaggcTGCTGATACCCTTTCATGGACTGGAATtgattatctctatatataatcttcatttggatcttgatctttgtttgtccgcgaatgaattagaagaagaagcactagatggcagtagagagacagctaaaacataggcattgcattaagaatctcctccaggcttatactactgaagactgtagtacgccagtcgcacctcaaaacacagacattcaaaataaacaaattgttgtgctttaaattaactaaagagatcttcattta
Proteins encoded in this window:
- the LOC120534449 gene encoding gastrula zinc finger protein XlCGF26.1-like: MDVKEEAFDADTIMEKRSINIKEVDCEWESDHHKQESWGIKEGDSDLGSVDIKEEAEEKSVSIEMPKCKSVENLKEEDLDGVVTRLDFSQNRHCSSPEPSVSVKSEPLQSDTKRTEDTTSVRTHENQPPAIKKPLKRIKCQCRLECGKRFSDRSAHRNHARVHTGKKPYCCNECGKQFSQMNHLQRHTRVHTGEKPYRCNECGKQFSQMSHLQTHIRIHTGEKPHCCDECGRQFSNRGRLQSHARIHTGEKPFCCLECGKPFLRMSDLQRHSRIHTGEKPYCCNECGRKFSDGSNFLNHTRIHTGEKPYCCNECGIPFSRMSYLQRHTKIHTREKPYRCNDCGTQFSDRSHLRSHSRIHTAEKSFCCLECGKQFSQLHCLQRHTRIHTGEKPYCCNECGKQFSQKVHLQTHTRTHTGEDLLCCNECGRQFCNRSRLQSHTRIHTGEKPYCCLECGKLFLRMSNLQRHQRIHTGEKPYCCMECGKLFSRMSHLQRHGKIHTGEKGSPE